One part of the Methylobacterium mesophilicum SR1.6/6 genome encodes these proteins:
- a CDS encoding CopG family transcriptional regulator: MRPLVYSDTITIRTDADLRRAIDAAAQREGASASEWVRRALGSIVAPNDPPRSPTPTAPAAALPVAA; encoded by the coding sequence ATGCGCCCGCTCGTCTATTCCGACACGATCACCATCCGCACCGATGCGGATCTGCGCCGCGCGATCGACGCTGCGGCCCAGCGAGAGGGGGCCTCTGCCAGCGAGTGGGTGAGGCGGGCGCTCGGCTCCATCGTGGCGCCGAATGATCCGCCTCGCTCGCCGACCCCCACCGCACCGGCCGCCGCCCTGCCGGTAGCTGCTTGA
- a CDS encoding helix-turn-helix domain-containing protein, with the protein MPSIEVIRKRLTDGLNVKAADVAKLSGMSPAAFYKAIERGEVEAVKIGRTRLIPPHEGRRILGIRADALAA; encoded by the coding sequence GTGCCGAGCATTGAGGTCATCAGAAAGAGGCTGACGGACGGCCTCAACGTGAAGGCGGCCGATGTCGCCAAGCTGTCCGGGATGAGCCCTGCGGCCTTCTACAAGGCGATCGAGCGGGGCGAAGTCGAAGCCGTGAAGATCGGCCGGACGCGGCTGATCCCACCGCATGAGGGCCGCCGGATCCTCGGCATTCGGGCCGATGCTCTAGCTGCATGA
- a CDS encoding PriCT-2 domain-containing protein, whose protein sequence is MTAHTMPNPTELRLALRENGYNPVPVSSPSMNIASAGKRPVMSRWETRCLNASQDEIRRWSTSYPDSTNTGLLCGRLAGVDIDVRVPELATAIADRARDMLGHTPLVRIGREPKLLLGYRLAIPASKIQTPALFFTDDPKEKDTKVEVLLSGQHFVSFGIHPETAAPYRWPDASPLTVPFSDLPETTEDELRDFVAVAEEMLRAAGAATRRDRKQKDRTQAAQEKKGRKAGGFGLNEKPDRETVADALRSIPNDFDYDGWIRIGYALYNGLGEGGRDLWESWSATSPKDDPAHTAEKYSAFSQGRSITIATLFWHAAENGWKRLGAGRSGAPKKDRAERRANADPAAAPSEEGDGRPIVRFVNGKVPEAVDRMEALLLEAGVQIYSRAGALVRPVIDEVPAAKGRMTTVARMSPLVAVSLADMVARIMRVQRFDWRAEDWLDINPPSEMTMTLLTREGQWRVPPVAGIITTPTLRPDGSLLTATGYDPATRLYLAHDPGFAMPDLVERPDRDEAVAALAFIEALLVGFPFVGPVDRAVAMSGILTALVRGVLPTAPLHAIRAHSPGTGKSFLVDLAAVIATGRRCPVIAAGKTEEETEKRLGALLRDAVPVVSIDNVNGELGGDMLCQLTERPLVRVRILGKSEAPELECRSTTFATGNNLVLTGDMTRRAVICSLDAMLDRPELRDFSFNPIDRVMADRGAYVAAALTVIRAYQVAGSPTVCGSLGSYEDWSDMVRSPLVWLGHADPVTSMETAREEDPELSAIRELFEHWREYLHLSSGYTTNAIIQAACEKGPGSSFDYNTQEFKAPEFRDLLLRQAGDGGAVNSRRLGKWLSRIKGRVVGGHRIEMKEDSSHGNRFSLCRVTGAHEFPGGRAAPEYRASAEPVF, encoded by the coding sequence ATGACGGCGCACACCATGCCCAACCCGACCGAGCTGCGCCTGGCCCTGCGGGAGAACGGCTATAACCCTGTGCCGGTCTCCAGCCCGAGCATGAACATCGCTTCGGCCGGCAAGCGGCCGGTCATGTCCCGATGGGAAACCCGCTGCCTTAATGCCTCGCAGGATGAAATCCGGCGATGGTCGACGAGCTATCCCGACAGCACCAACACTGGCCTGCTGTGTGGGCGGCTGGCTGGCGTCGACATCGATGTACGGGTGCCGGAACTGGCGACGGCCATCGCCGACCGGGCGCGCGACATGCTCGGGCATACCCCGCTGGTCCGGATCGGCCGCGAACCGAAGCTGCTGCTCGGCTACCGGCTCGCGATCCCGGCCAGCAAGATCCAGACGCCGGCCTTGTTCTTTACCGACGACCCCAAGGAGAAGGACACGAAGGTCGAGGTGCTGCTGTCCGGGCAGCACTTCGTCAGCTTCGGTATCCATCCAGAGACCGCCGCGCCCTACCGTTGGCCGGACGCCTCGCCGCTCACCGTTCCCTTCTCCGATCTACCTGAGACCACCGAGGACGAGCTGCGCGACTTCGTGGCGGTGGCCGAGGAGATGTTGCGGGCGGCTGGGGCAGCTACGCGCCGGGACCGCAAGCAAAAGGACCGAACCCAGGCCGCCCAGGAGAAGAAGGGCCGGAAGGCAGGCGGCTTCGGCCTGAACGAGAAACCCGACCGCGAGACCGTGGCCGACGCGCTGCGCAGCATTCCGAACGACTTCGACTACGACGGCTGGATCCGTATCGGATACGCCCTCTACAATGGCCTCGGCGAGGGCGGCCGCGACCTTTGGGAGAGCTGGTCCGCCACCTCCCCGAAAGACGACCCCGCCCACACCGCAGAGAAGTACTCGGCCTTCTCGCAGGGACGCAGCATCACCATCGCCACCCTGTTCTGGCACGCCGCCGAGAACGGCTGGAAACGCCTCGGCGCGGGGCGGTCGGGAGCCCCAAAGAAGGATCGGGCCGAACGCCGCGCCAACGCGGACCCAGCAGCCGCACCGAGCGAAGAGGGCGATGGCCGCCCCATCGTGCGGTTCGTGAACGGTAAGGTGCCCGAGGCTGTCGACCGCATGGAGGCGCTGCTGCTCGAGGCCGGCGTCCAGATCTACTCCCGTGCCGGCGCCCTGGTGCGGCCCGTCATCGACGAGGTGCCGGCAGCCAAGGGCCGGATGACCACCGTGGCGCGGATGAGCCCGCTGGTTGCCGTCAGCCTCGCCGACATGGTCGCCCGCATCATGCGGGTTCAGCGGTTCGATTGGCGGGCTGAGGACTGGCTGGACATCAACCCGCCCAGCGAAATGACCATGACGCTGCTGACCCGCGAGGGGCAGTGGCGGGTGCCGCCAGTCGCCGGCATCATCACCACGCCGACGCTGCGCCCCGACGGCTCGCTGCTCACCGCCACCGGCTACGATCCCGCAACTCGACTCTACCTCGCCCACGATCCCGGCTTCGCCATGCCGGACCTGGTGGAGCGCCCAGACCGGGACGAAGCGGTCGCGGCGCTGGCCTTCATCGAGGCGCTGCTGGTCGGCTTCCCGTTCGTCGGTCCCGTCGATCGCGCCGTGGCCATGTCGGGGATCCTGACGGCGCTGGTGCGCGGCGTACTGCCGACGGCACCGCTCCACGCCATCCGGGCGCACAGCCCTGGCACCGGCAAGAGCTTCCTGGTGGACCTCGCGGCCGTCATCGCCACCGGCCGTCGCTGCCCGGTGATCGCCGCCGGCAAGACCGAGGAGGAGACCGAGAAGCGCCTGGGCGCTCTCCTGCGCGACGCGGTGCCGGTCGTGTCGATCGACAACGTGAACGGCGAGCTCGGCGGCGACATGCTCTGCCAGCTCACGGAACGCCCGCTCGTGCGGGTCCGGATCCTCGGCAAGTCCGAGGCGCCCGAACTGGAATGCCGGTCGACCACTTTCGCCACCGGCAACAACCTCGTGCTGACCGGCGATATGACCCGCCGCGCGGTGATCTGCTCCCTCGATGCCATGCTGGACCGCCCCGAGCTACGGGATTTCAGCTTCAACCCGATCGACCGCGTGATGGCGGACCGCGGGGCCTACGTCGCAGCCGCGCTCACGGTGATCCGCGCCTATCAGGTTGCCGGCTCGCCGACCGTGTGCGGCTCGCTCGGGAGCTACGAGGACTGGTCCGACATGGTGCGCTCACCGCTGGTCTGGCTCGGCCACGCCGATCCGGTGACGAGCATGGAGACCGCCCGAGAGGAGGATCCGGAGCTGTCCGCGATCCGCGAGCTTTTCGAGCACTGGCGCGAGTATCTGCACCTATCGAGCGGCTACACCACCAACGCCATCATCCAGGCCGCCTGCGAGAAGGGGCCGGGCTCCAGCTTCGACTACAACACGCAGGAGTTCAAAGCCCCGGAGTTCCGCGACCTGCTGCTGCGCCAGGCCGGCGACGGCGGGGCGGTGAACAGCCGCCGCCTCGGCAAGTGGCTGTCTCGGATCAAGGGCCGCGTCGTCGGCGGCCACCGGATCGAGATGAAGGAGGACAGCAGCCACGGCAACCGCTTTTCGCTCTGCCGGGTCACCGGGGCGCACGAATTCCCAGGCGGCCGAGCCGCCCCCGAATACCGGGCCTCTGCGGAACCGGTGTTCTGA
- a CDS encoding DoxX family protein: protein MAQGSDRRRIGDVVLRGLLTAVFLAAAGMKFAAVSFEVEGFARFGYPLWFMYVVGALQLLGAVLLWTRGCVALGAGLLAVLMVGAVGSHLLAGDPALMPLPAFVLLILLSGIAYARRAELLQPSAGAEMRRA from the coding sequence ATGGCTCAGGGTTCGGATCGGCGACGTATCGGCGACGTGGTGTTGCGCGGCTTGCTGACGGCGGTGTTCTTGGCAGCGGCCGGCATGAAGTTCGCCGCTGTGTCCTTCGAGGTCGAGGGCTTCGCCCGCTTCGGCTACCCACTGTGGTTCATGTACGTGGTCGGCGCGCTGCAGTTGCTCGGCGCGGTGCTGCTCTGGACCCGCGGATGCGTGGCCCTCGGCGCAGGCCTGCTCGCCGTGCTGATGGTCGGCGCCGTCGGCAGCCACCTGCTCGCTGGCGATCCGGCGCTGATGCCACTTCCCGCCTTTGTGCTCCTGATCCTGCTCAGCGGTATCGCCTACGCGCGTCGGGCTGAACTGCTGCAGCCGAGCGCTGGCGCGGAGATGCGTCGAGCCTGA